In a single window of the Acidobacteriota bacterium genome:
- a CDS encoding tetratricopeptide repeat protein, giving the protein MKKRFSILIMIAAAAVGASAQTVKRTPFDVQNYVIDATLSPNDRRIAATVDVTFVPLEDSRSFAFELNGSLKIDTITKITPGAVPTPTPRTPPRGAQPPAAVNNITFVQDPTNASDLGPHVRVDIGETAAKGTPVTLRFKYAGVLDGPAGGPLLAKRLAFIGNDLGYLMYAARWFPFNDYAADLATSDVTISLPAGYQVAGFSDTQMPAAAGKYRFVQTSPSLPGNIAYTRFTPRSLRLADQEIVFYTRPGTDDQVARYGETLGKAMSEYSRRFGAAATGNTLKVVQIDDESLEFYSAPGMLFIGARQFDEAREVTLTRLQREAAYQWWGMTVGLRSFDDVWLSQGLAEYSAFTLREAGLEPAKLDQLRRELLERSLTFEQTASLLRAPANLDDQSTAYQYIMFGKGAFVFKLLRDTLGEAKFEELLRTYLSEFRGKNAGIDDFERLTSRIAGQNMRYFFARWVEGTGVPEFTADYEILRTRSGKFVARGTVKQNYDNLRLPVDIQLRSEGEQGIHLETLRIDEASADFRIETDGKPLAVIIDPGYKVLRISPELRVSSIARRGIEQFKEGNYVEAQQQFEAALKLDRSNSWIYYHLGLLFLEQRNYDVAIDNFKASLSGNLNPAWLEVWSFIKMGNAYDAKGDRVRAVAAYKRAETGGDNYDNAQDAVKRYLANPYDPRERLLNSGR; this is encoded by the coding sequence TCATCGACGCCACATTGAGCCCGAACGACCGTCGAATTGCCGCCACAGTGGACGTTACTTTCGTCCCGCTTGAGGATTCGAGGTCGTTCGCATTTGAACTCAACGGCTCGCTAAAGATCGACACGATCACAAAGATCACGCCCGGAGCCGTTCCGACTCCGACACCGCGAACGCCGCCTCGCGGAGCACAACCGCCGGCCGCGGTGAATAATATTACCTTCGTTCAGGATCCAACCAACGCCAGCGACCTAGGTCCGCACGTCCGTGTTGACATCGGAGAGACCGCTGCAAAGGGGACGCCCGTTACTCTGCGTTTCAAGTACGCAGGGGTTTTGGATGGGCCTGCCGGTGGCCCTTTGCTTGCGAAACGGCTCGCATTTATAGGCAATGACCTCGGCTATTTGATGTATGCCGCACGCTGGTTCCCTTTTAATGATTACGCGGCAGACCTGGCGACGTCGGACGTTACGATCTCGTTGCCTGCCGGCTATCAGGTGGCCGGATTTTCCGATACGCAAATGCCTGCGGCCGCAGGTAAATACCGCTTCGTTCAGACCTCGCCGTCGCTTCCCGGCAATATCGCATACACGCGTTTCACCCCGCGATCGCTGCGTTTGGCTGATCAGGAGATAGTATTTTACACACGCCCCGGCACGGACGACCAAGTAGCCAGATACGGAGAGACGCTCGGAAAGGCTATGTCTGAATATTCCCGGCGATTCGGCGCGGCTGCGACCGGAAACACGCTCAAGGTAGTTCAGATAGATGACGAGAGCCTGGAATTTTATTCAGCACCCGGAATGCTGTTCATAGGCGCCCGTCAGTTTGATGAGGCACGCGAAGTAACGCTCACACGTCTGCAGCGTGAGGCCGCATATCAATGGTGGGGAATGACTGTCGGACTGCGTTCGTTTGACGACGTTTGGCTATCGCAGGGCCTTGCGGAGTACAGCGCTTTCACACTCCGTGAAGCCGGACTGGAACCTGCAAAGCTGGACCAACTCCGCCGCGAACTCCTTGAAAGGTCGCTCACATTTGAACAGACGGCATCTTTGCTGCGTGCTCCGGCCAACCTGGATGACCAGAGCACTGCCTATCAGTACATAATGTTCGGCAAAGGTGCCTTTGTCTTCAAGCTGCTCCGTGACACACTCGGCGAAGCGAAGTTCGAAGAGCTTTTGAGAACGTACCTGTCGGAATTTCGCGGAAAGAACGCCGGGATCGATGATTTTGAACGCCTGACCTCGCGAATCGCCGGCCAAAACATGCGTTACTTTTTCGCTCGTTGGGTCGAAGGAACGGGCGTACCCGAATTCACCGCCGATTACGAGATCCTGCGGACGCGGTCCGGCAAGTTCGTCGCCCGCGGCACGGTAAAACAGAACTACGACAATCTTCGCCTTCCCGTTGACATCCAGCTCCGTTCTGAGGGCGAGCAGGGCATTCACCTTGAAACGCTGCGTATTGACGAGGCAAGTGCTGATTTCCGTATCGAAACCGACGGCAAGCCGCTTGCTGTCATCATCGATCCGGGCTACAAGGTCCTGCGTATCTCACCCGAGCTTCGTGTGTCGTCCATAGCTCGACGCGGCATTGAGCAGTTCAAAGAAGGTAACTATGTCGAGGCACAGCAACAATTCGAAGCGGCACTGAAGCTGGACCGCTCGAATTCATGGATCTATTACCATCTCGGCCTGCTGTTCTTGGAACAGCGAAACTACGATGTCGCCATCGACAATTTCAAGGCATCATTGTCAGGCAACCTCAATCCCGCGTGGCTGGAGGTTTGGTCGTTCATCAAAATGGGAAATGCCTATGACGCAAAAGGCGACCGCGTTCGTGCCGTTGCCGCGTATAAGCGTGCAGAAACCGGCGGCGACAACTATGATAACGCTCAGGACGCGGTAAAACGCTATTTGGCCAACCCGTACGACCCACGTGAGCGTCTGCTAAATTCAGGCCGTTAG
- a CDS encoding TonB-dependent receptor, producing MLTRYGLPRVRMFAFFALILLPIGVFGQSDAGSAALEGVVRDQAGAVIRGATVVIKNRDTNLERTVTTNQNGLFSTSVLPVGRYIVTAKSTGFADAQVGVTLTVGESTPVEIQMSVEGATAVVEVTDSTDTLETESASAGTTIAPRLVADLPVRGRNFTEFVQLTPAVIQEGDRSGLVISGQRSINSNVAVDGADFNDALQGNQRGGNEAVFFFPQTAVREFQVVRSGATAEVGRTGAGFVNAVTKSGTNEISGEAFFFNRNRRLTSPDAFGQEQDNAQNQFGGSIGGPIVRNKVFYFFGIEQNFLRVPFFVKFDTIPGQVVPANILAYEGPARGTNNPTATFTRIDWALNPRHSLKVQHTYTRFRGENFNFENPRQNVAVEGNYTRKNTSNGIKSGLVSVINPNLINEFRFQVATDKRLEDPNTNIGQAVIANFGTLGGDRSRPRRFETVRTQLSDNISYDTGRNKMRFGVDINVNQVRQQRESNTQPRFDFESRTVSGNLVSTSLDNYLNGRPRRFRQTFASSDPNDLIYRGTVKEFALFFQNRFKVSSSLKINFGLRWEAQINPQPKKPNLAIPQTARIPNDVSQWQPRAGLTYDVGNRGTTVIRLSAGIFAARTPANLFQRVSTNNGLTVSEVEIAETTACRNSTVVNLANCNLRGPNAIVTYPNGLATLPTNFIVKPRVFGFDPNFRNPRSFQASATVEQRIGADLVLTVGLIRQSTWNLQRRIDRNLFPPTLQASGFPIFSTTRPNTAINQLEINESSAHSDYNALTVSLRRRFAKRYQFETNYTWARNRDDDSNERNFSRQPTLNPFNLKLEAGPSKQDVRHNLNVSGLVDLGRGFTLSGIIVTRTGFPYTAVIQDGEDYSSDLNDANDRAVVNGVVSGRNAFRQPNFFNLDVRLLKAFRLGENKQLDISAEVFNVTRNTNKGFGVDAISNFCTGTPSLANPSNPLNITCPTGLFPSVLADVPYSAPSTARFGGPRQVQLGARFRF from the coding sequence ATGTTAACAAGATACGGATTACCCAGAGTGCGGATGTTCGCATTCTTTGCTTTAATTCTGTTGCCGATCGGCGTTTTCGGCCAATCCGACGCCGGTAGCGCCGCGCTCGAGGGCGTCGTCCGCGATCAGGCCGGAGCGGTCATCCGGGGAGCCACCGTGGTTATCAAGAATCGCGATACGAATTTGGAAAGGACCGTTACTACAAATCAGAACGGCCTTTTCTCAACCAGCGTTCTGCCCGTCGGCCGATATATTGTCACAGCAAAAAGCACCGGTTTTGCGGACGCACAGGTCGGTGTAACTTTGACAGTCGGCGAGAGCACGCCCGTAGAGATCCAAATGTCGGTCGAAGGGGCGACCGCGGTTGTGGAAGTTACCGACAGCACTGATACGCTGGAGACCGAGTCGGCGTCGGCGGGAACCACTATCGCACCGAGGTTGGTCGCGGATCTGCCGGTACGCGGACGCAATTTTACGGAATTCGTCCAGCTGACGCCTGCTGTCATTCAGGAGGGCGACCGCAGCGGACTCGTAATTTCCGGTCAGCGTTCGATCAATTCGAACGTCGCCGTTGACGGCGCCGATTTCAACGATGCGCTGCAGGGCAACCAACGCGGCGGTAACGAAGCCGTTTTCTTTTTCCCACAAACAGCCGTTCGCGAATTTCAGGTCGTGCGCTCAGGCGCTACTGCCGAGGTCGGCCGCACCGGAGCCGGATTTGTTAACGCCGTTACCAAATCGGGTACGAACGAGATCAGCGGTGAGGCTTTCTTTTTCAATCGCAACAGACGGCTGACGTCGCCTGATGCTTTCGGCCAGGAGCAGGACAACGCTCAGAACCAGTTCGGCGGCTCTATCGGCGGTCCGATCGTACGAAACAAAGTTTTCTATTTCTTCGGCATCGAGCAGAACTTTTTACGCGTTCCGTTCTTTGTTAAATTCGACACAATTCCCGGACAAGTAGTTCCGGCGAACATCTTGGCCTACGAAGGGCCGGCACGCGGCACGAACAATCCGACAGCGACGTTCACGCGCATCGATTGGGCACTGAATCCGCGGCATTCGTTGAAAGTACAGCACACGTACACGCGTTTCCGCGGTGAGAACTTCAACTTTGAGAATCCGCGTCAGAACGTAGCGGTCGAGGGCAACTACACCAGAAAGAACACAAGCAACGGCATAAAATCAGGCCTGGTTTCCGTGATCAATCCTAACCTGATCAATGAGTTTCGCTTTCAGGTCGCAACGGACAAACGTCTCGAGGATCCGAATACGAACATCGGCCAGGCCGTTATTGCAAACTTCGGAACGCTCGGCGGCGACCGTTCGCGGCCTCGAAGATTTGAGACCGTCAGAACTCAGCTGTCCGACAATATCAGTTACGACACGGGCCGAAACAAGATGCGTTTCGGTGTGGATATAAACGTAAACCAGGTGCGTCAGCAGCGGGAATCGAACACGCAGCCGCGCTTCGATTTTGAAAGCCGCACGGTCAGCGGAAATCTGGTGTCTACATCGCTCGACAACTACCTAAACGGCCGGCCGCGTCGATTCCGGCAGACATTTGCTTCGAGCGACCCGAACGATCTTATCTATCGCGGTACAGTTAAGGAGTTCGCTCTTTTCTTTCAAAATCGTTTCAAGGTCAGCAGTTCACTCAAGATCAATTTCGGTCTTCGGTGGGAAGCACAGATCAATCCGCAGCCCAAGAAACCGAACCTCGCGATACCGCAAACAGCACGCATTCCCAACGACGTCTCACAATGGCAGCCCCGTGCGGGACTGACGTATGACGTCGGCAATCGCGGTACGACCGTCATACGCCTCTCGGCAGGAATTTTTGCAGCTCGCACGCCTGCAAACCTGTTCCAGCGTGTATCTACGAACAATGGGCTTACGGTCAGCGAAGTTGAGATAGCCGAAACGACCGCCTGCCGAAACTCAACGGTCGTCAACCTTGCGAACTGCAATCTCCGCGGGCCAAACGCCATAGTCACGTATCCGAACGGCCTTGCGACCCTGCCTACGAACTTTATCGTAAAGCCCAGAGTATTTGGGTTCGATCCAAACTTCAGGAACCCGAGGTCATTCCAGGCTTCGGCAACGGTCGAGCAGCGTATCGGTGCTGACCTCGTGCTGACGGTCGGCCTCATAAGGCAGTCCACATGGAACCTGCAGCGAAGGATCGACCGCAATCTGTTCCCGCCGACACTGCAGGCAAGCGGATTCCCGATATTCTCGACAACGCGCCCGAACACGGCGATAAATCAGCTTGAGATCAACGAATCGTCGGCGCACTCGGATTACAACGCGTTGACCGTTTCGCTGCGTAGGCGATTTGCAAAGCGCTATCAGTTCGAAACGAATTATACTTGGGCGCGAAACCGCGACGACGATTCGAATGAACGCAACTTCTCGCGTCAGCCGACCTTGAATCCTTTCAACCTCAAGCTCGAAGCGGGCCCGTCGAAACAAGATGTTCGTCACAACCTGAACGTAAGCGGATTGGTCGATCTGGGCCGCGGATTTACGCTTAGCGGCATTATCGTTACGCGTACCGGTTTCCCATACACAGCGGTCATTCAGGACGGTGAGGATTACAGCAGCGACCTGAACGATGCCAATGACCGGGCCGTCGTCAATGGGGTCGTATCAGGCCGTAACGCATTTCGACAGCCGAATTTCTTCAATCTTGATGTTCGGCTCCTGAAGGCATTCAGGTTGGGCGAAAACAAGCAGCTCGATATTTCGGCTGAGGTTTTCAACGTCACCCGCAATACAAACAAAGGTTTCGGTGTGGACGCGATCAGCAATTTCTGCACGGGTACGCCGTCGCTTGCGAACCCGTCCAATCCGCTGAACATTACCTGCCCGACCGGCCTTTTCCCATCGGTGCTGGCCGATGTGCCGTATTCGGCACCGTCAACAGCCCGATTCGGCGGACCGCGCCAGGTGCAGCTCGGAGCAAGATTCCGCTTTTAG
- a CDS encoding sel1 repeat family protein — protein sequence MANQQHFTKCLFYGLILLILSQTILVGQNTRFDDLRERARQNDVDAQNELGIAYFNGTGVRPNRKRAVYWFRRSAELGYAIGTCNLALHYFRGWGVPKDKTLGLKYVFAANALDGLKCHPTDFIELAKPTECQQKIAWDAAVIWLRAHPDFKNNFGKKQWMDQNSDYPINLREGSEVTKFPIRSKKRCY from the coding sequence ATGGCAAATCAACAACACTTCACAAAGTGCTTATTTTACGGGCTTATTCTGCTAATTCTTTCACAAACAATTTTAGTTGGGCAAAATACGAGATTCGACGATCTTCGTGAAAGAGCTAGGCAGAATGACGTTGATGCACAAAACGAACTTGGCATTGCCTACTTTAATGGTACGGGCGTCCGGCCAAATCGTAAGAGGGCTGTCTACTGGTTTAGAAGAAGCGCCGAGCTTGGCTACGCTATCGGGACGTGCAATCTAGCACTACATTACTTTCGCGGTTGGGGCGTTCCTAAAGATAAAACTCTCGGTCTCAAATATGTTTTTGCCGCCAACGCTTTAGATGGTTTGAAATGCCATCCAACCGACTTCATTGAGCTCGCCAAGCCGACGGAGTGTCAACAGAAGATAGCATGGGATGCAGCAGTGATATGGCTGCGAGCACATCCGGACTTCAAGAACAATTTCGGGAAGAAACAATGGATGGATCAAAATAGCGATTATCCGATAAACTTAAGAGAAGGAAGTGAAGTGACTAAATTCCCGATACGAAGCAAAAAGAGGTGTTATTAG
- a CDS encoding FAD-dependent oxidoreductase — translation MKKTDRRGFLKILGAASAGVVLAPNILAQRRKRTCVIVGSGLAGLSAALKLKTAGWNVTVLEARNRIGGRVFSHVMPNSDGLICELGAEWVGESHERIIELCKEFNIPLQKHQFEDHLLRNGKHSRPGTWDLSPQAKTAFEKMIAGYEKLTAAQKRRLDSKDWWTHLSDIGFTRDDLILRDLADSTDFGESIRHVSAFSALAEYAESSPKNEMDYKMTGGNSRLIDEFVKRVGAENIRTGMKVSEINQRAGVVTVKVGDESFRADACICTAPVASLRKIKFTPPMPAVQRDAADKLSYARIVKNSVLYENRFWKDDNFSMVTDTTSHYYFHSTQKQPGDMGILTAYAIGEKADVLASQDDARRMKVITRDLVDFDPNAPSLGRGIASYAWQRDEYTEGAYALYRPGQWFGIRPILARPHGKVLFAGEHLADWQGFMEGAINTGEDAADSFIK, via the coding sequence ATGAAAAAAACAGATCGGCGCGGGTTTCTGAAGATATTGGGGGCGGCTTCGGCGGGGGTTGTGTTAGCGCCGAACATTTTGGCGCAGCGGCGAAAGAGAACGTGTGTGATCGTCGGGTCGGGGCTTGCAGGGTTGTCGGCGGCTTTGAAACTTAAAACTGCGGGTTGGAATGTGACGGTGCTTGAGGCTCGAAATCGCATCGGCGGGCGTGTGTTTTCGCACGTAATGCCGAACAGCGACGGGCTGATATGCGAGCTCGGTGCCGAATGGGTCGGCGAGAGCCACGAGCGCATCATCGAGCTTTGCAAGGAATTCAATATTCCGCTGCAAAAGCATCAGTTCGAGGATCACCTGCTCAGGAACGGCAAGCATTCGCGGCCCGGTACGTGGGATCTGTCGCCGCAGGCAAAGACGGCTTTTGAAAAGATGATCGCCGGCTATGAAAAGCTGACCGCTGCACAAAAACGCCGTCTGGACAGCAAGGATTGGTGGACGCACCTGTCGGATATCGGTTTTACGCGCGACGATCTGATACTTCGCGACCTGGCTGACAGCACTGATTTTGGCGAATCCATCCGTCACGTCTCGGCATTTTCGGCTCTGGCGGAATATGCGGAATCGAGCCCGAAAAACGAGATGGATTACAAGATGACCGGCGGCAATTCGCGGCTCATTGACGAATTCGTCAAACGCGTCGGTGCTGAGAATATTCGAACCGGCATGAAAGTTTCCGAGATAAACCAGCGTGCGGGCGTTGTCACTGTAAAGGTCGGCGACGAGAGTTTCCGGGCTGACGCTTGTATCTGCACGGCGCCGGTTGCGAGCCTCAGAAAGATAAAATTCACCCCGCCGATGCCTGCGGTGCAACGAGATGCTGCTGACAAACTAAGCTACGCACGCATCGTCAAAAATTCCGTACTTTACGAGAACCGTTTTTGGAAGGACGACAATTTCTCGATGGTCACGGACACGACGTCGCATTACTATTTCCACTCTACGCAAAAACAGCCCGGCGATATGGGCATCTTGACCGCGTACGCGATCGGTGAAAAGGCTGACGTGCTCGCCTCGCAAGACGATGCGCGACGTATGAAGGTCATCACCCGCGACCTTGTTGACTTTGACCCGAACGCACCGTCGCTCGGCCGCGGCATCGCGTCATACGCGTGGCAGCGTGACGAATATACCGAGGGTGCGTATGCACTTTATCGTCCGGGGCAATGGTTCGGCATTCGCCCAATCCTCGCACGTCCGCACGGCAAGGTATTATTCGCCGGTGAACATCTCGCCGATTGGCAGGGCTTTATGGAAGGCGCCATAAACACCGGCGAAGACGCCGCCGACAGCTTTATAAAATAG
- a CDS encoding carboxypeptidase regulatory-like domain-containing protein, whose amino-acid sequence MRSSIFSLILAIAAIAIFTPAAQAQATGTLTGTVRDANGAVIQGAAVTVRNSATNVTRNVVTDSDGRWTVNVLPVGIYSVSYDKEGFKKAVSGNIEVEASVIRTVDVTIDVGISDVFVDVLAEQPLVQAESPAISRQISGEQLIRTPTSTRSFTGLLGSEAGVSSELAPVGVNGSGNISPSVNGTRTTSTSLFFNGVDATNITSNEGSLNDNISPAPETLQEVKLQTSLYDASTGRSGGGNFQLVTKSGGNSLNGSAYYYLQNKRFNSNEFFLQESGNEKPQADRTEFGFTLGGPIKKDRAFFFGGYQFTDAVTGLVSTARTRTILPLAMTALGTDRSKAALAAAFNQFNGCAGANCLTAADISDVAFKIFNLRNPVTGGFYLPTPTLFRPLGIVDQTGTGSYQYGNFPSITTRTIQRNNPLIEVISVEPSSFRQHQFTTRLDGQLTENNNLSGTFFFSNFPGLDSFPDPSSLVSPTTLRKNDRNRTLSIGNTHIFSQNVVNEVRFGYFYLNNTRGLTEDFSTGDFTNAFIGVTNPASTFDNSVATTRLGHYIGRNNISNFSFGGPNDSFNRRKQATWSISDNLSWTAGKHSIKFGGEFKQHQYDTNLPEEQATEFEKFDSFTQLLTGNATEADTQYGITDKSFRFRDLGFYFTDNWKVTRKLTVNAGVRYELFMWPEEKNGRIGNFDLKPWLPCFAPTGGTNALCDNPSSGFIVPKNVATTGNAVVDGAINATQVVDSNHTLNGQDLNNFAPRVGFAYAFSDRVVVRGGYGMFYDRPSAAFINTIFSNYPFLREVEITVPSGNVSIPTAFSGVPTNIPLNQWLPFRIIRATGVNGAYQIRDNTPVFVDSRGVPQNAPGLTCDPLTGNGCIRGNIAETFEFRAIDRDLKTPYVHQWNVGVQYEFMKDLMFEARYVGTKGKNLLIARALNQGFDLNDPNTPDHIFERFNQAYVAAGSPNGPLNAGSTARARGLGRAFGFLNTVTNQTDLNLSSANGTIINFEARVPILGFNVPEALLLESKGTSDYHGGQFSLTRRMSKGLQANVSYTFSKSIDIMSTDPGSTAGSGKPDVPNSGFIAQGDSNNLANNKGLSDFDRTHRFSTNFVWEVPNGNSSSRLTNGWVVSGFYQWQSGSPFTVFASEPEIANASQLTSVTRGAGGLYRAGFGRPNITCSADQAIGNYSTGNLNVINTACFTSAFGSWGNLGRNTFRGPSQNRFDVSFGKNTRINERMSFEVGFDFFNIFNTINLGNPNSDLQDSVDFGQITNTVGGPRVGQFRAKFRF is encoded by the coding sequence ATGAGATCGAGCATCTTTTCATTGATCTTGGCAATTGCTGCAATTGCAATATTCACGCCGGCTGCGCAAGCTCAGGCGACAGGCACGCTGACAGGTACGGTTCGCGACGCGAACGGTGCCGTCATACAGGGGGCGGCCGTTACGGTTCGCAATTCAGCCACTAATGTAACCCGCAATGTTGTGACCGACAGCGACGGCCGCTGGACGGTCAACGTTCTGCCGGTCGGCATCTATTCAGTTTCATATGATAAAGAAGGCTTCAAGAAAGCCGTAAGCGGCAATATAGAGGTTGAAGCATCGGTGATCCGAACCGTAGATGTGACCATCGACGTCGGCATCTCGGACGTATTCGTAGATGTATTGGCTGAGCAACCGCTCGTTCAGGCTGAATCGCCCGCAATTTCGCGACAGATCAGCGGTGAACAGCTTATCAGGACGCCGACATCTACACGCAGTTTTACGGGCCTGCTTGGCTCCGAAGCCGGTGTGTCGTCAGAACTCGCACCTGTCGGAGTGAACGGCAGCGGCAACATCTCGCCGTCTGTGAACGGTACGCGAACGACATCGACGAGCCTCTTCTTTAACGGAGTGGATGCGACCAACATCACAAGCAACGAGGGTTCGCTCAACGACAACATCTCGCCGGCACCGGAAACGCTCCAGGAAGTGAAGCTCCAGACATCGCTTTACGATGCGTCAACTGGTCGCAGCGGCGGCGGCAATTTCCAGCTTGTTACGAAATCCGGCGGCAATAGCCTAAACGGTTCTGCCTATTATTATCTGCAGAACAAGCGATTCAATTCTAACGAATTCTTTCTGCAGGAAAGCGGCAATGAAAAACCGCAGGCCGACAGAACAGAATTCGGTTTTACTTTGGGCGGTCCCATAAAGAAGGACAGGGCATTCTTTTTCGGCGGATATCAGTTCACCGATGCGGTAACGGGGCTCGTCTCGACGGCACGCACACGCACTATTCTCCCGCTCGCCATGACAGCACTCGGCACTGACCGTTCGAAAGCTGCGTTGGCGGCCGCGTTCAACCAGTTCAATGGCTGTGCAGGAGCGAACTGCCTCACGGCGGCTGACATCTCGGACGTGGCGTTCAAGATATTCAATCTTCGCAACCCCGTTACCGGCGGTTTCTATCTTCCTACGCCTACACTGTTTCGACCGCTCGGCATTGTCGATCAGACAGGAACAGGTTCGTACCAATACGGCAATTTCCCGTCAATTACGACGCGGACCATCCAGCGAAATAATCCGCTTATCGAAGTGATATCGGTAGAGCCCTCATCTTTCAGGCAGCACCAATTCACAACACGTTTGGATGGACAACTTACGGAGAATAACAATCTCAGCGGAACGTTCTTCTTTTCGAATTTCCCGGGCCTTGATTCGTTCCCGGATCCCAGCTCGCTCGTTTCGCCGACCACGCTTCGCAAGAACGACCGAAACCGAACACTCTCGATCGGCAACACTCACATCTTCTCGCAAAACGTCGTTAACGAAGTTCGGTTCGGGTATTTCTATTTGAACAATACCCGCGGGCTGACCGAGGATTTTTCCACCGGTGATTTCACGAACGCCTTCATCGGCGTGACCAACCCGGCATCGACCTTTGACAACAGCGTCGCAACGACGCGCCTTGGCCACTATATCGGTCGCAACAACATCTCCAATTTCTCGTTCGGCGGCCCGAATGATTCATTTAACCGCCGCAAACAGGCAACTTGGAGCATAAGCGACAACCTTAGCTGGACAGCAGGAAAACACAGCATCAAATTCGGCGGTGAATTCAAACAGCACCAATACGACACCAATCTGCCCGAGGAACAGGCGACCGAATTCGAGAAGTTCGACTCGTTCACACAGCTTTTGACAGGCAACGCGACCGAAGCCGACACGCAGTACGGCATCACGGATAAGAGCTTCCGATTCCGCGACCTCGGCTTCTACTTCACCGACAACTGGAAGGTCACACGAAAATTGACGGTGAATGCAGGTGTTCGCTATGAGCTATTCATGTGGCCCGAGGAAAAGAACGGCCGCATCGGCAACTTTGATCTCAAGCCTTGGCTTCCATGTTTTGCTCCGACCGGCGGCACAAATGCATTGTGCGACAATCCTTCTTCGGGATTCATCGTGCCTAAGAATGTCGCCACGACAGGCAATGCGGTTGTTGACGGTGCCATCAACGCTACACAGGTGGTCGACAGCAATCATACGCTGAACGGACAGGACCTGAATAATTTCGCTCCTCGCGTCGGTTTCGCGTACGCATTCAGTGATCGAGTGGTGGTCCGCGGCGGATACGGAATGTTCTATGATCGGCCCTCGGCTGCGTTCATCAACACTATCTTTTCAAATTATCCTTTCCTTCGTGAGGTTGAGATAACGGTGCCGAGCGGCAACGTAAGCATTCCGACGGCATTCTCGGGTGTACCGACCAACATCCCGCTAAATCAGTGGCTGCCGTTTCGCATCATCCGTGCGACAGGTGTGAATGGGGCTTACCAGATCCGCGATAATACACCTGTTTTTGTGGATTCACGAGGTGTTCCGCAAAACGCTCCGGGCTTGACTTGCGATCCGCTGACAGGAAACGGATGTATTCGCGGAAACATTGCTGAGACATTTGAGTTTCGTGCCATCGACCGCGATCTGAAGACGCCTTATGTACATCAATGGAACGTCGGTGTTCAGTACGAATTCATGAAGGACCTGATGTTTGAGGCCCGCTATGTCGGGACAAAGGGCAAGAACCTGCTGATCGCAAGGGCACTCAACCAAGGCTTCGATCTGAACGACCCGAACACGCCGGACCATATTTTCGAGCGTTTCAATCAGGCGTATGTCGCCGCAGGCTCGCCGAACGGCCCGCTCAACGCAGGCTCGACGGCCCGTGCACGCGGCCTCGGCCGTGCGTTCGGCTTTCTTAACACTGTCACTAATCAGACAGATCTGAACCTTTCGTCGGCGAATGGAACGATCATCAACTTTGAGGCCCGCGTACCGATCCTCGGTTTCAATGTGCCTGAGGCGTTGCTGCTGGAATCAAAGGGCACTTCGGACTATCACGGCGGGCAATTCAGCTTGACGCGGAGAATGTCCAAAGGGCTGCAGGCAAACGTATCTTATACGTTCTCAAAGTCCATCGACATTATGTCGACCGATCCCGGCAGCACGGCGGGCAGCGGAAAACCCGACGTCCCGAACAGCGGCTTCATCGCACAGGGCGATTCGAACAACCTTGCAAACAACAAGGGACTTTCGGATTTCGACAGAACGCACCGTTTCAGCACCAACTTCGTCTGGGAGGTTCCGAACGGCAACAGCAGCAGCAGGCTGACGAACGGCTGGGTAGTGAGCGGCTTCTATCAGTGGCAGTCGGGTTCGCCGTTCACGGTCTTCGCTTCCGAGCCCGAGATCGCGAACGCGTCGCAGCTGACCAGCGTCACGCGCGGAGCGGGCGGACTGTATCGTGCGGGATTCGGCAGGCCGAATATCACATGTTCGGCAGATCAGGCGATCGGCAATTACAGCACCGGAAATCTGAACGTCATTAACACAGCCTGTTTCACTTCTGCTTTCGGATCTTGGGGCAACCTCGGACGCAATACGTTCCGCGGCCCTTCGCAGAACCGTTTCGACGTTAGCTTCGGGAAAAACACGCGTATAAACGAGCGTATGAGTTTCGAGGTAGGTTTTGACTTCTTCAATATATTCAACACCATCAACCTCGGTAATCCGAACAGCGACCTGCAGGATTCTGTTGATTTCGGTCAGATCACCAACACCGTTGGCGGACCTCGCGTGGGACAGTTCCGTGCAAAGTTCCGCTTCTAA